ataaggggctcacctttccactgtcgctccataacacgcctacgtgagATCGCAGatcatcactcagtggaaatacAGTTATCtctcaattgtgttttatctacatttcgaaaatatcactAAAGTTTTGTAGAACTCTGGGATGGAAACCTTTGTTAAACCtgcattaattgattttttccaTCTGCAGGCTGCTGAACAGGCTTTGAATACAACGTTGACATATTATCAAGGtgttatctctttttttttaacaacattttgaaaatatcctTTAacttttgtgcaaatctgtaatggaaacccgcctaaggtttcagtaaaaaacaaccacttttaaTGGCAGTATCCtggcaagaaatgcagcaatttctcagtgaaaaacatctgcatttggtgcctaaaaagctgctggcaACAACTCACTAAAtgaaatttttgtttgttggtgttgaaCTGTGGTCTGCAGATTAGCAGGCGTCTTTCTTAACACcttccacctcctgatgacagtcagctcagacactacgtcactttagaaatgttgaaatgatacagatgaaacacaaaaatgtgacatatttgtggtttgtatGCCAACATCCTCCTCTGCCTGCTGGGTTggatttttctgtatttgctgAGTCAGAGTGTTTTAAAGCTGACTCAGTCCTggtttgtgtgactttttcagGTGATCACCACGGAGGGCAAACAGGGCAGTAAAGCTGCTGACGGCTACCACCGGAGGGAGCTGCACAAGCCAGCTACCTTCTTCAACCACAGCTTCGAACTGCCCTACAGTAACCCCTACTTTGAGCCTCCGCTCAATTCGCCTCTCCAGGACCGACGCAGGGTGAAGCACGAGAGCCTGGACGACCTGCAGGCGTCCACGTATTTTGGTCCGACCACTGTGTCCGAGTGCGTCAGCAGCAGGAAGCACAGCAACAAAACGGGGAAGCAGCCGTCGTGGCCAGTGAAGAGCCTGAGTCTGAACACAGAGGAGGGGCCTCCGGATTTTGAAAGGTCGTTTCTGAACAGCAAACCGCTCAAAGAAAGTCACCACCGCAACGTCACCATCATCAGCAATGACAGCGAGACGCACTTTCAGAGCCCAAAGGAGAAGGTGATAGCTTCTCCATCTGGCTTCGCAAAGAAAACTAACGGGATAAAAATGAAGGACGCTGCTCTAACGGCGAGCGGCCCTGCAGGTTTGGAGAAAAGAGAAGCGGCCAAAAGGTTCAGGGAGAAAAACAGCCCGTCCTTTCAGGGAGCGGACACTTCCTCCAGTGTCGGGACTCAAACCGAGCAGGCCGAGCAGAAGAAGGCGAAGGATTACCCTGCCAAGTATGGCGACAGAGAAAGACACGCTTTCAAACACTGTGATGAGGAGCCTGAGACCGTCAGCGATGACATCAGTGACATTTTTCGTTTTCTGGATGATATGAGCGTCTGTGACTCTCTGGGCATTGTCCAGTCGTCGTGCTACAACAGCAACGGGTCTCTCTCTCAGGTAACGCTGAAGTCTGAGGGCGACAGCTCCCCTGAACGCAACACGGTCAAACTCGCCAAGTCCAAGCTGGACCGCCTCTTCCATTCGCTGGAGAACACGGACGACGAGCTGAAATCGAGCGTGTGCAAGCTGGTCATGAGGATCGGGGAGATCGAGAAGAAGCTG
Above is a genomic segment from Plectropomus leopardus isolate mb unplaced genomic scaffold, YSFRI_Pleo_2.0 unplaced_scaffold9278, whole genome shotgun sequence containing:
- the LOC121940705 gene encoding major intrinsically disordered Notch2-binding receptor 1-like, encoding VITTEGKQGSKAADGYHRRELHKPATFFNHSFELPYSNPYFEPPLNSPLQDRRRVKHESLDDLQASTYFGPTTVSECVSSRKHSNKTGKQPSWPVKSLSLNTEEGPPDFERSFLNSKPLKESHHRNVTIISNDSETHFQSPKEKVIASPSGFAKKTNGIKMKDAALTASGPAGLEKREAAKRFREKNSPSFQGADTSSSVGTQTEQAEQKKAKDYPAKYGDRERHAFKHCDEEPETVSDDISDIFRFLDDMSVCDSLGIVQSSCYNSNGSLSQVTLKSEGDSSPERNTVKLAKSKLDRLFHSLENTDDELKSSVCKLVMRIGEIEKKLESLSGVRSEISQVLSKLNKLDEKIQEPEANGRHGETASASATPDKLHPHPDTTLSPRVFQCHTTGHNIKMDSGSSPEWCCADGGNSDSLRVKALKKSMFIRRSSRSLNEENGATEPKVASITNSTRDWRTVSYSCHPGDEGKDKDRDSKDRHRKAKE